From Ictidomys tridecemlineatus isolate mIctTri1 chromosome 2, mIctTri1.hap1, whole genome shotgun sequence, the proteins below share one genomic window:
- the Znf445 gene encoding zinc finger protein 445 isoform X4, giving the protein MAPCFTSQEQLCFGRPPGASLCNRTPPAAQVHAISQSKGIPGSSGDGVRATRSLTAEPQEAMTFKDVEVTFSLDEWGWLDSAQRNLYRDVMLENYGNMASLVGPFSKPALISWLEAREPWGLNIQAAKPKRDPGASPRGGKLQIETNKLILKQAPLEDAETFTVPSGCPVTSASEGIGLRISFEQKSRPYGKKYCESPTQVKIKKEEIKVGKEFEVLGRSNSFDLKHVTYLRVSKRKRSLKHGCGRHFRKGSHHYDYKKYGKGLRHTIGGFSLHQRIHTGLKGSEKDTGGKGFSLSAHHQHEQSLYLVGPLYRCHYCERTFNRSSHLAYHQRLHTQEKPFKCRVCEKPFRWSSNCVRHEKIHTGVKPYKCNLCEKAFQRVSAYRLHQETHTKQKFELNQYEEALTYNSGLGHHFRDQRGEKPFDCSQCRKSFHCKSYVLEHQRIHTQEKPYKCTKCRKTFRWRSNFTRHVRLHQEEEFCEQEKHREDFRQNYSLLPLTTVAPTVEKTFSCQQCGKTFTQKKTLSEHQRIHTGEKPYQCSECAKGFTYRSAFIVHKKQHAIKRKPEAGPSVSQDTVLQTPQSSHTTEEPYKCGQCGKDFRNHSFLLIHQRIHTREKPYKCRECGKAFRWSSNLYRHQRQHSLHQKYESPKSKETPDLQPKVLPDLQPKVLPGQKPFWCQECGKSFTRKRSLLDHKGIHSGEKRYKCNLCGKSYDRNYRLVNHQRVHTTERPFKCEWCGKDFIGKHTLSVHLRKHTATPQSECSQAGLSSYQDMGLNVQELEPREEKPFKDGKEPCDQSVTLTGLHSVPTEKKCHKCSICGKTFNKSSHLVSHKRFHTRERPFKCRVCGKTFRWSSNLARHMKNHI; this is encoded by the exons ATGGCCCCCTGCTTCACCTCTCAGGAGCAGCTCTGTTTTGGGAGACCACCTGGAGCTTCCCTATGCAATAGGA ctcctcctgctgcccaggTGCATGCCATTTCCCAGAGCAAAGGGATCCCAGGAAGCTCAGGAGATGGGGTAAGGGCCACCAGGTCCCTGACGGCTGAGCCCCAG GAGGCTATGACTTTCAAGGATGTGGAGGTGACCTTCTCCCTGGATGAGTGGGGATGGCTGGACTCAGCTCAGAGGAATCTCTATAGGGATGTGATGCTGGAGAATTATGGGAACATGGCTTCTCTGG TGGGCCCATTCTCTAAACCTGCTCTGATCTCCTGGTTGGAAGCAAGGGAGCCGTGGGGCCTGAATATCCAGGCAGCTAAGCCTAAAAGGGATCCAGGTGCTTCCCCTAGAG GAGGTAAGCTCCAGATTGAGACAAACAAGCTCATCTTAAAACAGGCTCCATTGGAAGATGCTGAAACGTTCACTGTGCCATCAGGCTGCCCTGTGACTAGTGCTTCTGAAGGAATAGGACTCAGAATATCTTTTGAACAGAAGAGCAGGCCCTATGGAAAGAAGTACTGTGAAAGCCCCACACAAGTGAAAATTAAGAAGGAAGAGATTAAAGTGGGAAAAGAATTTGAAGTACTGGGAAGAAGTAATAGTTTTGACCTAAAACACGTTACATATTTGAGAGTTTCCAAGAGAAAGCGATCCCTTAAACATGGCTGTGGCAGACACTTCAGAAAAGGTTCACACCATTATGACTACAAGAAATATGGGAAGGGACTCAGACACACTATTGGGGGGTTTAGCCTccatcagagaattcatactggccTGAAAGGGAGCGAGAAGGACACAGGTGGAAAGGGCTTCAGCCTCAGTGCTCATCATCAGCATGAACAGAGCCTTTACCTGGTGGGGCCATTGTACAGATGCCATTACTGTGAGAGGACCTTCAATCGCAGCTCCCATCTTGCATATCATCAGAGACTTCACACTCAAGAGAAGCCGTTTAAATGTAGGGTGTGTGAGAAACCATTTAGGTGGAGCTCAAACTGTGTGCGACATGAGAAAATCCATACTGGAGTAAAACCTTACAAATGCAATTTATGTGAGAAAGCTTTCCAACGTGTGTCAGCCTACCGTCTGCACCAGGAAACCCACACTAAGCAGAAATTTGAATTGAATCAGTATGAAGAAGCTCTCACCTACAACTCAGGACTTGGTCACCATTTCAGAGACCAGCGTGGGGAGAAACCCTTTGACTGCAGCCAGTGTAGGAAATCCTTTCACTGTAAGTCCTATGTGCTTGAACATCAAAGGATTCACACACAGGAGAAACCTTATAAATGTACCAAATGTAGGAAAACCTTTCGGTGGAGGTCAAACTTTACTCGTCATGTGAGGTTACACCAGGAGGAAGAGTTCTGTGAACAAGAGAAACATCGAGAAGACTTCAGACAAAATTATAGTCTGCTCCCACTGACTACTGTTGCCCCCACTGTGGAGAAAACTTTTTCATGTCAGCAGTGTGGGAAAACTTTCACTCAAAAGAAAACTCTCAGTGAGCACCAAAGAATTCACACAGGCGAGAAACCATATCAATGCAGTGAATGTGCAAAAGGATTCACCTATCGGTCAGCCTTCATTGTTCATAAGAAGCAACATGCCATTAAAAGAAAGCCTGAGGCAGGGCCATCTGTTAGTCAGGACACAGTGCTCCAAACTCCTCAGAGCAGCCACACTACAGAGGAGCCCTACAAATGTGGTCAGTGTGGCAAAGACTTCCGCAATCACTCATTCCTTCTCATCCATCAACGAATTCACACCAGAGAGAAGCCTTATAAGTGCAGGGAGTGTGGAAAAGCATTCAGATGGAGCTCCAATCTCTACCGACACCAGAGGCAGCACTCTTTGCACCAGAAGTATGAGAGTCCTAAAAGTAAAGAGACCCCTGATCTGCAGCCCAAAGTCCTCCCTGATCTGCAGCCCAAAGTCCTCCCTGGTCAGAAGCCTTTCTGGTGTCAAGAATGTGGAAAGAGCTTTACACGTAAAAGAAGTCTTTTAGATCACAAGGGAATCCACAGTGGAGAGAAGCGCTATAAATGCAATTTGTGTGGGAAATCTTACGATAGGAATTATCGTCTTGTTAATCATCAGAGGGTCCACACCACAGAGAGACCTTTTAAATGTGAGTGGTGTGGGAAGGATTTCATCGGGAAGCACACCCTTTCTGTCCATCTGAGAAAACACACCGCGACGCCACAGTCTGAATGCAGCCAAGCGGGTTTGTCTTCCTATCAGGACATGGGGCTGAATGTACAGGAATTAGAACCAAGGGAAGAGAAGCCCTTTAAGGATGGTAAGGAGCCTTGTGACCAGAGTGTCACACTCACTGGACTCCACAGTGTGCCCACTGAGAAGAAGTGCCACAAGTGTAGCATATGTGGGAAAACGTTTAACAAGAGTTCACACCTTGTTAGCCATAAGAGGTTTCATACCCGGGAGAGGCCCTTCAAATGCAGAGTGTGTGGGAAGACCTTCAGGTGGTCTTCAAATTTGGCTCGGCATATGAAAAACCATATTTGA